A stretch of DNA from Methanolinea mesophila:
ACCGGCTCTTATGGTACGCCCCCCATCGAAGAATGGATGATAAGATTTTATAAGTGCAGGAACCGATTCAATCCAGAATATTATGGCAGAGACGATACATCCCCCCGGCAGCAGGGTCAGGCTCGAGACCACTATGGGCACCGTCACCATCGAGCTCTATGCGGATATGCCCATCACCGCAGGGAATTTCGAGAAGCTTGCAAAGAGCGGGTACTATGACGGAGTCATCTTCCACCGGATCATTGCCGGGTTCATGATCCAGGGCGGGGACCCCACCGGGACTGGAAGGGGAGGCCCAGGGTACACCATCAGGGACGAACTCCCCCGGAATAACCGGAACGACCGGGGGACCATCTCTATGGCAAATGCCGGTCCCAACACGGGGGGAAGCCAGTTCTTCATAAACCTGGTAAACAATAATTTCCTTGACGATAAGCATCCGGCCTTCGGAAAAGTGATCGAGGGAATGGATATCGTGGACAAGATGGGGAAGGTGCGTACCGACCGGAGTGACCGGCCCCTCCAGGAAGTTAAAATCATCAAGGCGACGGTTGTCGAAGGATAACTTATTTTTTATTGTAAAATGTAAAAAAACTTTAAAAATCTCTTTTTCCATGGATTTCGGGGTATTTCATGTTCCTACGCTCCCGCCTTTTCCTCCCTTCGGGAGAGGGCAGTAATCACGATAATTTTTAGTCTTAATCTCACTTGCATTGAACTGCTCGGTACATTCTCACGGATATTCCCCAGGGGGCGCTGTTGCACGGTGCAGGGCGATGAGAGTGTCTTATCTTCGAGTGAACCTGTTCCTGAAGTTCACGAGAGGACGGGAAATATCTTCTGAACCTGTGTAATTCTCGAGAAAAGAACGCAAAATTGTCTAATAGCGAAAAAAAAGATTTATGCGAGGTAATCCGCAGGAGTGGGCATCTGCTCTTTCAAGCCCTTCCGCTTGCGGATACCGGTTACAACTTCCTTTACCATGCCCTGGGGCACAAGTTCGAACCCGGCGAACTCGGTGCTCCACATGGCCCTTCCCTCGGTCGCGGACC
This window harbors:
- a CDS encoding peptidylprolyl isomerase; the protein is MAETIHPPGSRVRLETTMGTVTIELYADMPITAGNFEKLAKSGYYDGVIFHRIIAGFMIQGGDPTGTGRGGPGYTIRDELPRNNRNDRGTISMANAGPNTGGSQFFINLVNNNFLDDKHPAFGKVIEGMDIVDKMGKVRTDRSDRPLQEVKIIKATVVEG